One part of the Zymomonas mobilis subsp. pomaceae ATCC 29192 genome encodes these proteins:
- a CDS encoding ABC transporter permease: MITNSQLFRGLQIQCRVIGALILRELHTRYGRENIGYLWIIIEPMLFASGIGILHAGAGGSEFAMTDIRPIPFALVGYGTFIIFRNVVGRAGGTIEANAPLLYHRMVSIFDMLVARTLLEAAGVMSSVFILLFFTYCLGLGTLPARPAILIIGQIYMTWLSFSLAMIVCAATHENATLERLLHPLIYFAMPISNIFIMMEWIPNPYREWIDWVPMAQCAEIVRYGQFESASNKYFSYGYMNLVCMTLTLIGLLYLRLIRRHVVLN; the protein is encoded by the coding sequence ATGATAACAAACAGCCAATTATTTCGTGGATTACAAATACAGTGTCGTGTGATTGGAGCTCTTATTCTTAGAGAACTTCATACCCGTTATGGTCGAGAGAATATAGGATATCTATGGATAATCATAGAACCTATGCTTTTTGCTTCAGGTATCGGAATATTACATGCTGGGGCCGGTGGTTCAGAATTTGCGATGACGGATATCCGTCCTATCCCTTTTGCTCTTGTAGGTTATGGCACCTTTATTATTTTTAGAAATGTCGTGGGCCGAGCAGGGGGTACGATTGAAGCAAATGCACCGCTTCTTTACCATAGAATGGTAAGTATATTCGATATGTTGGTAGCGCGCACTTTACTTGAAGCTGCAGGTGTTATGAGCAGTGTCTTTATTTTATTATTTTTTACCTATTGTTTAGGGCTAGGTACTTTGCCAGCAAGGCCTGCTATACTTATTATTGGACAAATTTACATGACTTGGCTCTCATTTAGTCTAGCCATGATAGTTTGTGCTGCTACCCACGAGAATGCCACGCTAGAACGCCTGTTGCATCCGCTTATCTACTTTGCAATGCCGATATCAAATATATTTATTATGATGGAATGGATACCTAATCCTTATCGTGAGTGGATTGATTGGGTACCTATGGCGCAATGTGCAGAAATTGTGCGCTATGGACAATTTGAATCTGCTAGCAATAAATATTTTAGTTATGGATATATGAATTTAGTATGCATGACACTCACCTTAATCGGATTGTTATATTTACGATTAATTCGTAGACATGTCGTGCTTAATTAA
- the recJ gene encoding single-stranded-DNA-specific exonuclease RecJ: MANPVCGVSHSVLGQSWQWRGQRMGGIGENRLEDLVDRLLLTRGCPREGLEAYRNPTIREFMPDPSLLQDMDRAAERLALAIYKKESIVIFGDYDVDGATSSALMIDLLRQLGVEAAYYIPDRLVEGYGPSVGAMQKLAQKGAQLIVTVDCGAQAYEALEEAKALGVDVLVVDHHQCQAELPKAYAVVNPNRLDEETTGAAYGHLAAVGVAFLLGAALLRYLRNKGYFLDRPEPRLVSMLDLVALGTVADVAALHGLNRAFVTQGLKVMAQRLRPGIVALLDVAAVSNAPTPYDLGFALGPRINAGGRVGQSDLGVRLLTSSDTLECQKLAKELNTLNQERRDIEQAVTEAAQILCEEQRDQPVIVVAGEGWHPGVIGIVAGRLKQKHGCPIIVIGLDEEGIGKGSGRSITGVDLGAAVLEAKQAGLLINGGGHAMAAGLSVHKDKLEAFTSFLIERLRKAVEKAQMEKALLVDDVLAAGGINTSLVDALEVGGPYGAGWPSPHVVTGPVRVIRYQILKEKHLSAIFVGREGKSFKGIAFNVMDTPLAHAVISAGKEKNLWVAGKVQSNEWNGRKDVQFHIEDVSWE; this comes from the coding sequence ATGGCTAATCCAGTCTGTGGCGTTTCTCATTCAGTTTTAGGTCAGTCATGGCAGTGGCGGGGTCAAAGAATGGGGGGGATAGGGGAAAATCGACTAGAAGATTTAGTGGATCGATTACTTTTAACCCGGGGTTGTCCCCGAGAAGGATTAGAGGCTTATCGTAATCCTACTATTCGGGAATTTATGCCTGACCCTTCTTTATTACAGGATATGGATCGGGCGGCAGAACGTCTAGCTTTAGCCATTTATAAAAAAGAATCCATTGTCATTTTCGGAGATTATGATGTGGACGGGGCGACTTCTTCTGCCCTTATGATTGATCTGCTACGTCAATTAGGCGTTGAAGCGGCCTATTATATTCCTGATCGTCTTGTAGAAGGCTATGGCCCGTCGGTTGGGGCTATGCAGAAATTAGCCCAAAAAGGGGCGCAGCTCATTGTAACCGTTGATTGTGGTGCCCAAGCTTATGAAGCCTTGGAAGAGGCAAAAGCGCTTGGTGTTGATGTTTTGGTAGTCGATCATCATCAATGTCAGGCAGAATTACCCAAGGCCTATGCGGTTGTTAATCCTAATAGGCTTGATGAAGAAACGACAGGCGCTGCTTATGGCCATTTGGCAGCTGTGGGGGTGGCGTTTTTGTTGGGGGCGGCTTTATTAAGGTATTTGCGCAATAAAGGTTACTTTTTAGACCGTCCAGAACCCCGTTTAGTTTCTATGTTAGATTTGGTCGCGCTGGGAACGGTTGCCGATGTTGCGGCGCTTCATGGATTGAATAGAGCTTTTGTTACACAAGGGCTAAAAGTCATGGCGCAAAGATTGCGTCCTGGGATAGTGGCTCTTTTGGATGTCGCAGCTGTTTCCAATGCCCCTACCCCTTATGATTTAGGTTTTGCTTTAGGCCCTCGCATCAATGCGGGGGGGCGTGTCGGTCAATCCGATTTGGGCGTTCGCTTGCTGACAAGTTCTGATACGCTAGAATGCCAAAAATTGGCCAAGGAACTTAATACCCTTAATCAGGAAAGACGCGATATAGAACAGGCCGTCACAGAGGCCGCGCAAATATTATGCGAAGAACAACGTGATCAGCCTGTTATCGTTGTTGCAGGGGAAGGATGGCATCCCGGTGTTATCGGTATTGTCGCAGGACGTTTAAAACAAAAACACGGCTGTCCTATTATCGTCATCGGCTTGGATGAAGAAGGTATAGGAAAAGGTTCTGGCCGCTCGATTACAGGGGTAGATTTGGGCGCAGCGGTTCTTGAAGCCAAGCAGGCGGGATTACTTATTAATGGCGGCGGCCATGCTATGGCAGCAGGATTAAGTGTCCATAAAGATAAATTGGAAGCATTCACCTCTTTTCTAATCGAAAGATTACGAAAGGCGGTCGAAAAGGCACAAATGGAAAAAGCCTTGCTGGTAGATGATGTTTTAGCGGCTGGCGGTATCAATACATCTTTGGTGGACGCGTTAGAAGTGGGAGGGCCTTATGGGGCAGGTTGGCCCTCGCCGCATGTTGTTACCGGACCGGTTCGGGTTATCCGTTATCAAATTTTGAAAGAAAAACACCTTTCCGCTATTTTTGTCGGTCGCGAAGGTAAAAGTTTTAAAGGGATTGCCTTTAATGTCATGGATACCCCCCTTGCCCATGCTGTAATATCGGCAGGTAAGGAGAAAAACTTATGGGTAGCGGGTAAAGTGCAATCAAATGAATGGAATGGCCGCAAGGATGTTCAGTTTCATATAGAGGATGTTTCATGGGAATAA
- the folE gene encoding GTP cyclohydrolase I FolE encodes MKDKQDLATLHPDQNVPEEIQEAIRSLIRWVGDDPEREGLLDTPKRVAKAWKAYCRGYQENPVDHLGTVFEEVGGYDDLVLLKDIPFYSHCEHHMAPIIGHAHIAYLPDKRVVGISKLARVLKGYAQRLQIQERLTTEVADCIWNGLHPHGVAVVIAATHSCMSARGVETPGVLTVTKTMRGVFKTDIERQKIVLGLMGVS; translated from the coding sequence ATGAAAGATAAACAAGATCTGGCGACCTTACATCCAGATCAGAACGTACCGGAAGAAATACAGGAGGCTATTCGTAGCCTAATCCGGTGGGTAGGTGATGATCCAGAACGGGAAGGCTTACTGGATACCCCAAAACGTGTTGCCAAGGCATGGAAAGCTTATTGTCGCGGCTATCAAGAAAATCCGGTCGATCATTTAGGTACCGTATTTGAAGAAGTCGGGGGTTATGACGATCTGGTTTTGTTAAAAGATATTCCTTTTTATTCCCATTGCGAACATCATATGGCGCCGATTATCGGTCATGCCCATATCGCCTATCTTCCTGATAAAAGAGTAGTGGGTATTTCTAAACTGGCCCGTGTTCTCAAAGGATACGCCCAACGTCTTCAAATTCAAGAGCGTCTCACGACCGAAGTTGCAGACTGCATCTGGAATGGCCTCCATCCTCATGGCGTAGCGGTTGTTATCGCCGCTACTCACAGTTGTATGTCTGCAAGAGGGGTAGAAACACCAGGCGTCTTGACGGTAACGAAGACAATGCGGGGCGTGTTTAAAACAGATATAGAGCGTCAAAAAATAGTATTAGGTCTAATGGGCGTCTCTTAA
- the dgcA gene encoding N-acetyl-D-Glu racemase DgcA: MTAIRSLSIMGESLPLKAPFRISRGVKNAIDVIVANISEGGMTGRGEGIPYAHYGQTIESTLIEANSISHKITEHYGREAILSMLPAGPARNAIDCALWDIEARISGQSVAEIMGIPELKPLATAMTVSLDDPEVMARAAAKLAYCPVIKVKVDAHNPQECIKAVRDQAPSARLIVDPNESWSFELLEKIQNFLADARVALLEQPLPTGEDEGLSNFTPAVPICADEAFHSADDLEHIAGRYQVINIKLDKTGGLTAAIEIMKQARSLNLSIMVGCMVCSSLSIAPAFHLASQADFVDLDGPDWLVQDRNDGMLIDNGIIHPPAPTFWGGP; this comes from the coding sequence ATGACAGCTATCCGCAGCCTTTCCATTATGGGTGAAAGCCTGCCGCTAAAAGCGCCTTTCCGGATTTCCCGTGGTGTTAAAAATGCGATTGATGTTATCGTAGCCAATATCAGTGAAGGCGGAATGACCGGGCGGGGGGAAGGTATTCCCTACGCCCATTATGGTCAAACAATTGAAAGCACTCTTATAGAGGCGAATTCAATCAGCCATAAAATCACTGAACATTATGGACGAGAGGCCATTTTATCCATGTTACCGGCAGGCCCTGCCCGTAACGCGATAGATTGTGCCTTATGGGACATCGAAGCCCGCATTTCAGGGCAAAGTGTTGCTGAAATAATGGGTATTCCAGAACTCAAACCCTTGGCGACGGCTATGACTGTTAGCCTTGATGATCCTGAGGTTATGGCCAGGGCAGCGGCCAAGCTAGCCTATTGTCCTGTTATAAAAGTAAAAGTGGATGCCCATAATCCGCAAGAATGCATTAAAGCTGTTCGCGATCAGGCACCCTCTGCACGTTTAATTGTTGATCCCAATGAAAGCTGGTCTTTTGAACTTTTAGAAAAGATACAGAATTTTCTAGCCGATGCCCGTGTGGCTTTATTGGAACAACCGCTGCCTACAGGTGAAGACGAAGGTTTATCTAACTTTACGCCTGCTGTTCCAATCTGTGCCGATGAAGCTTTTCATTCGGCAGATGATTTAGAGCATATCGCCGGTCGCTATCAGGTTATCAACATAAAACTGGATAAAACGGGTGGCTTAACCGCCGCCATTGAAATCATGAAACAAGCCCGCAGCCTTAATCTCAGCATTATGGTAGGCTGTATGGTGTGTTCATCGCTTTCTATTGCTCCTGCCTTTCATTTGGCCTCTCAGGCTGATTTCGTAGATCTCGATGGGCCGGATTGGTTGGTCCAAGATCGGAATGACGGTATGCTTATTGATAACGGCATTATTCATCCGCCAGCGCCTACTTTTTGGGGCGGCCCCTAA
- the rplI gene encoding 50S ribosomal protein L9 produces the protein MDVILLERIEKLGHIGDVVAVKNGYARNFLLPRKKALRANEANRKIFEANRAQIEAENAARRTDAEKESESINGVTVTLIRQASNTGHLYGSVSARDLVEALVEVKPEAKVTKNQIVLDRPIKSIGISEIRIALHPEVSVVIKVNVARSPEEAELQAEGVDVMNQMFERDGASFTEDYDPNAEPGLVTEEEEVAADAADTEETNSEEESL, from the coding sequence ATGGATGTTATCCTGCTCGAACGCATCGAGAAACTCGGTCATATCGGTGACGTTGTTGCCGTAAAAAATGGCTATGCCCGTAATTTTCTTCTTCCACGGAAGAAGGCTTTACGCGCTAATGAAGCCAATCGTAAAATCTTTGAAGCTAACCGTGCCCAGATTGAAGCTGAAAATGCTGCCCGTCGCACGGATGCTGAAAAAGAATCAGAATCTATTAATGGTGTAACGGTTACCCTGATCCGTCAGGCTTCTAATACCGGCCATCTTTATGGTTCTGTTTCTGCGCGCGATCTGGTTGAAGCTTTGGTTGAAGTGAAACCGGAAGCCAAAGTAACGAAAAATCAGATTGTTCTTGATCGTCCGATCAAGTCTATCGGTATTTCTGAAATCCGTATCGCTCTTCATCCTGAAGTTTCTGTGGTGATCAAGGTCAATGTGGCCCGTTCACCTGAAGAAGCCGAGCTTCAGGCTGAAGGTGTTGACGTCATGAATCAGATGTTTGAACGTGATGGCGCAAGCTTTACGGAAGACTATGATCCAAACGCAGAACCGGGTTTGGTCACGGAAGAGGAAGAAGTAGCGGCTGATGCTGCCGATACTGAAGAAACGAATTCAGAAGAAGAGTCACTCTAA
- the rpsR gene encoding 30S ribosomal protein S18, whose translation MARPFFRRRKSCPFAAKDAPKIDYKDVRLLQGFVSERGKIVPSRITAVSAKKQRELARAIKRARHIGLLPFIVK comes from the coding sequence ATGGCACGTCCTTTCTTCCGTCGCCGCAAGAGCTGCCCTTTTGCTGCAAAAGATGCACCGAAGATTGATTACAAAGATGTTCGTTTGCTTCAGGGTTTTGTTTCTGAGCGCGGCAAAATTGTTCCTAGCCGCATCACGGCGGTTTCCGCTAAAAAGCAGCGTGAACTGGCCCGTGCTATCAAGCGCGCCCGCCACATCGGGCTTCTGCCCTTCATCGTTAAGTAA
- the rpsF gene encoding 30S ribosomal protein S6 produces the protein MPLYEHVFLARQDLAQAQVDGLASAATAIIEEKEGKIVKTEIWGLRNLAYRIQKNRKAYYVMLDIDAPADAIRELERQMAINEDVIRYMTVRVDEHEQGPSAMMRRGERDRSNRSDRRRDRDAA, from the coding sequence ATGCCTCTTTATGAGCATGTGTTTCTTGCCCGTCAGGATCTGGCTCAGGCCCAGGTTGATGGGCTTGCCAGTGCGGCAACTGCTATCATCGAAGAAAAAGAAGGTAAGATCGTAAAGACCGAAATTTGGGGTCTGCGTAATCTTGCTTATCGTATCCAGAAAAATCGTAAGGCATACTATGTGATGCTGGATATTGATGCCCCAGCCGATGCTATCCGCGAGCTGGAACGTCAGATGGCGATTAACGAAGATGTGATCCGTTACATGACCGTCCGTGTTGATGAACATGAACAGGGTCCTTCAGCCATGATGCGTCGTGGTGAGCGTGATCGCTCGAACCGCAGTGATCGCCGCCGCGATCGTGATGCAGCCTGA
- the fabD gene encoding ACP S-malonyltransferase: MRAFIFPGQGSQTVGMGKALADASVAARHVFEEVDEALKQNLFRLMTEGPEEGLRLTENAQPAIMANALAVLAVLEKEGGIRLTDKADFVAGHSLGEYSALAAADAFDITTTARLLKQRGQAMQAAVPVGEGTMAAILGLDLEAVEAIAADAAQGDVCQAANDNAPGQVVISGSVAAIERAVSLAKERGARRAVMLDVSAPFHCSLMQPAAEVMAKALKAMPPRQPVIPVFANVSATAESDPKKITELLIEQITGRVRWRESIAAMAEAGVDEFVEFGGKVLSPMIRRIAPDSKAISLVTPADIENFAAHL, encoded by the coding sequence ATGCGTGCCTTTATTTTTCCGGGACAAGGTAGCCAAACTGTCGGTATGGGAAAAGCGCTGGCGGATGCCAGTGTCGCTGCCCGTCATGTTTTTGAAGAAGTCGATGAGGCGTTAAAACAGAATTTATTTCGCCTGATGACAGAAGGGCCAGAAGAAGGGCTGCGCCTTACAGAAAATGCACAACCGGCTATCATGGCCAATGCCTTGGCTGTTTTGGCCGTTTTGGAAAAAGAAGGCGGAATTCGTTTGACTGATAAAGCGGATTTTGTCGCAGGTCATAGCCTAGGAGAATATAGCGCGTTAGCAGCGGCGGATGCTTTTGATATTACGACAACAGCCCGTTTATTGAAACAGCGTGGACAGGCTATGCAGGCGGCTGTTCCTGTAGGTGAAGGCACGATGGCCGCTATCCTCGGTCTCGATCTGGAAGCGGTTGAAGCCATTGCCGCCGATGCAGCTCAAGGCGATGTTTGTCAGGCAGCTAATGATAATGCACCGGGACAAGTGGTTATCTCTGGCTCGGTTGCGGCTATCGAACGGGCGGTTTCACTGGCCAAAGAGCGGGGCGCGCGTCGGGCTGTCATGCTGGATGTTTCTGCCCCTTTCCACTGTAGTTTAATGCAGCCAGCTGCTGAAGTTATGGCTAAGGCTTTAAAAGCAATGCCGCCTCGGCAACCTGTCATTCCGGTTTTTGCGAATGTTTCGGCAACGGCTGAAAGTGATCCCAAAAAAATCACCGAATTGTTAATTGAACAAATTACAGGTCGGGTTCGTTGGCGTGAATCTATTGCGGCTATGGCTGAAGCGGGGGTGGATGAATTTGTAGAATTCGGAGGTAAAGTTTTATCGCCGATGATTCGCCGTATCGCACCGGATAGCAAAGCCATCAGTTTGGTCACGCCTGCGGACATCGAAAACTTTGCTGCTCACTTATAA
- the fabG gene encoding 3-oxoacyl-[acyl-carrier-protein] reductase yields the protein MFSLEGMTALVTGASGGIGSVIAQKLAEQGARVALSGTREQALAEVAATLPHDPAIFPANLGDKEDVEKLIPSVLEKFGKIDILINNAGITRDGLAMRMKDEDWQQVLSVNLESAFRLSRAAIKPMMKARFGRIIGITSVVGLTGNAGQANYAAAKAGMIGMSKSLAREVASRGITVNCVAPGFIATKMTDALSDQQKDSIKSQIPAGKFGTGEDIAAAVIYLSSREAGYVTGETLNINGGMAMI from the coding sequence ATGTTCAGTCTTGAAGGCATGACCGCGCTTGTAACCGGCGCTTCTGGTGGTATTGGTTCCGTTATTGCTCAAAAATTGGCCGAGCAGGGGGCGCGCGTGGCGCTTTCTGGCACAAGAGAACAGGCCTTAGCAGAAGTCGCCGCCACTTTACCTCATGATCCGGCCATATTTCCGGCCAATCTTGGCGATAAAGAAGACGTTGAAAAACTGATTCCTTCGGTTTTGGAAAAATTTGGTAAAATTGATATCTTAATCAATAACGCGGGCATTACCCGTGATGGATTGGCCATGCGGATGAAGGATGAAGACTGGCAGCAGGTTCTTTCGGTTAATCTGGAATCCGCTTTTCGTCTTAGTCGGGCAGCCATTAAGCCCATGATGAAGGCACGCTTTGGCCGTATTATCGGCATTACCTCTGTTGTAGGCTTAACGGGCAATGCCGGACAGGCCAATTATGCAGCAGCCAAGGCCGGTATGATTGGTATGTCAAAATCATTGGCACGGGAAGTCGCCAGTCGAGGGATCACGGTAAACTGCGTTGCCCCCGGTTTCATTGCTACTAAAATGACAGATGCCCTTTCCGATCAACAAAAGGACAGCATCAAAAGCCAAATTCCGGCAGGCAAATTCGGAACCGGTGAAGATATTGCCGCGGCTGTCATTTATTTATCATCGCGTGAAGCCGGATATGTGACGGGTGAAACCCTGAATATCAATGGCGGCATGGCGATGATCTAG
- a CDS encoding twin-arginine translocase TatA/TatE family subunit gives MGGMSITHWIIVAVVVMILFGKGRFSDMMGDVAKGIKSFKKGMAEDDSTPPAPPVAPAPRLENQPLPPETNSTTTVQGTKEERR, from the coding sequence ATGGGCGGCATGAGTATTACGCATTGGATTATCGTTGCAGTCGTCGTCATGATTTTATTCGGGAAAGGGCGCTTTTCTGATATGATGGGCGATGTTGCAAAAGGTATTAAAAGCTTCAAAAAGGGCATGGCAGAAGATGATTCTACGCCACCGGCCCCACCGGTAGCCCCTGCACCAAGATTGGAAAATCAACCCCTTCCACCTGAAACCAACAGCACGACTACGGTTCAAGGTACCAAGGAAGAAAGACGATAA
- the tatB gene encoding Sec-independent protein translocase protein TatB, with protein MFDVAPSELLLVALVALVVIGPKDLPRAMRVVGRWMGKARTLSRHFRSGVDEMIRQAEMEEMEKRWAEENAKLLAESQSEATEPQPQPAVVAETVPVPDHKTPVVLEKTSENSLKEKSGQQEKQS; from the coding sequence ATGTTTGATGTCGCTCCCTCTGAACTTTTACTGGTAGCCTTGGTGGCCTTAGTGGTTATCGGCCCAAAGGATTTACCGCGTGCTATGCGTGTTGTCGGGCGTTGGATGGGGAAAGCACGAACGCTTAGCCGTCATTTTCGGTCTGGTGTTGATGAAATGATTCGTCAGGCCGAAATGGAAGAGATGGAAAAGCGGTGGGCTGAAGAAAACGCTAAATTATTGGCCGAAAGTCAAAGTGAAGCGACCGAACCTCAACCTCAACCCGCCGTCGTTGCTGAGACTGTGCCTGTTCCCGATCATAAAACCCCTGTTGTCTTAGAGAAAACTTCTGAAAATTCCTTGAAAGAAAAATCGGGTCAGCAGGAAAAACAATCATGA
- the tatC gene encoding twin-arginine translocase subunit TatC: MSETEDIIGVDDSRAPLLEHLLELRKRLLVSIVALGAAFLLCLHFSRSIFAFLVQPLLKAGQGRLIYTDIFEAFFVDIKVAFFAAIMLAFPIIAMQIWRFVAPGLYANEKRAFLPFLIMTPVLFLSGAAMAYYLAMPIALHFLLGYQGNIGGVEQTALPAVGNYLNFVTKFIFGFGVAFLLPLLLLLLERAGFVTRQQLVAGRRYAIVAAVAIAAVLTPPDIVSQLLLGGPLILLYEMALVAMWFSEKRRNKEDKETALVD, encoded by the coding sequence ATGAGCGAAACAGAGGATATTATAGGCGTCGATGACAGTCGCGCGCCGTTGCTTGAACATCTGCTCGAATTACGTAAACGGCTATTGGTTAGTATCGTTGCCTTAGGGGCAGCCTTTCTGCTCTGTTTACATTTTTCTAGGTCTATTTTTGCGTTTCTGGTTCAGCCCCTCCTAAAGGCAGGACAGGGACGTTTAATCTATACCGATATTTTTGAAGCTTTTTTCGTCGATATTAAAGTAGCCTTTTTCGCCGCTATTATGTTGGCCTTTCCTATCATTGCCATGCAAATCTGGCGTTTTGTAGCGCCGGGATTATATGCCAATGAGAAAAGGGCTTTCTTGCCTTTTCTGATTATGACGCCCGTTTTATTTTTATCGGGTGCGGCTATGGCCTATTATTTAGCTATGCCGATAGCTCTGCATTTTTTGTTGGGCTATCAAGGGAATATTGGTGGTGTCGAACAGACAGCTTTACCGGCTGTTGGGAATTATCTTAATTTCGTTACAAAATTCATTTTCGGCTTTGGGGTGGCCTTTTTACTTCCACTTTTGCTGCTTCTTTTAGAACGCGCCGGTTTTGTCACGCGACAACAACTTGTTGCAGGACGACGCTATGCGATTGTCGCGGCTGTAGCGATTGCAGCGGTTTTAACACCGCCGGATATTGTTTCTCAATTGTTATTAGGCGGGCCTTTAATCCTACTTTATGAAATGGCTCTAGTCGCTATGTGGTTTAGCGAGAAGCGACGTAATAAAGAAGATAAAGAGACCGCTTTGGTCGATTAA
- a CDS encoding entericidin A/B family lipoprotein — protein sequence MRVLIGLFIASSLLGLSACNTVQGFGQDMSSAGQSMANSAERHK from the coding sequence ATGCGTGTTCTTATAGGTCTGTTTATTGCTTCCAGCCTTTTAGGCTTGAGCGCCTGCAATACAGTTCAGGGTTTTGGGCAGGACATGTCCTCGGCGGGGCAGTCTATGGCTAATAGTGCAGAACGCCATAAATAA
- a CDS encoding sensor histidine kinase, whose product MSLAQMPPSFIALEAFFASSHQYRINLKKEAQLVATESARTLDDAIDILAYDARNALDEEGSYDYGDTVQCTPLINHLYSLSFVFVDYALMDTSGHIVCKSEHFSGKTAIALPFKPTSQANFYNVDILEKEGKLQFTFLGGRYPLSKYIVIGEIGQKSLFQMINKKVTPEGAGLFLTKDSQILPLLYPEQRLLKHSHPIVVPTFGGMATLIYDNNLPPFRELDLFFILLPILIWFSTAIIGWLVMHYMLLRPLRRMQKAITDYGQSGEISEIKPASLGAAKEIRQVSKAFYHVAVRLASHERALRIALEHQKMLTREVHHRVKNNLQVVASLLSIHSRRAQSAREKATYTAIQRRVDALAIVQRQYYNQLDLGYGLDLPLMIKDLVRSLQTNLPSTAKNFHVETDIDDASVPLEKAMPIAFIIVEIADFALSLDIILPLKITLHRQSSEDKTSSKATLTIESEAIKQLSTAKDSEIIKRIINAFGRQLGGKFSDKEDEGYFHYDIDILPS is encoded by the coding sequence TTGAGCCTGGCACAAATGCCGCCCAGCTTTATCGCTCTAGAGGCTTTTTTTGCCTCTTCCCATCAGTACCGAATCAATCTTAAAAAAGAAGCGCAGCTCGTCGCCACGGAAAGTGCCCGAACGCTTGATGATGCGATCGACATCTTAGCATATGATGCCCGTAATGCCTTGGATGAAGAAGGCAGTTACGACTATGGCGATACGGTACAGTGCACGCCACTTATAAACCATCTTTACAGTTTATCTTTTGTCTTTGTTGATTATGCCCTTATGGACACTTCTGGGCATATTGTCTGTAAAAGCGAGCATTTCAGTGGGAAAACGGCTATCGCCTTACCGTTTAAGCCGACTAGCCAAGCTAATTTCTATAATGTGGATATATTAGAGAAAGAAGGTAAATTACAATTTACCTTTTTAGGGGGGCGATACCCGCTTTCCAAATATATTGTTATTGGCGAAATCGGACAAAAATCTCTTTTTCAGATGATAAATAAAAAGGTTACGCCTGAAGGCGCAGGCTTATTTCTGACTAAGGACAGTCAGATTTTACCGCTGCTTTATCCTGAACAGCGCCTATTGAAACATAGCCATCCTATTGTTGTCCCGACTTTTGGCGGTATGGCCACCCTTATCTATGATAATAATTTACCCCCTTTTCGAGAATTAGACTTATTTTTCATTTTGTTACCCATACTTATCTGGTTCTCGACGGCTATTATCGGTTGGCTCGTTATGCATTACATGCTGCTCAGACCTTTACGCCGAATGCAAAAAGCCATCACAGATTATGGACAAAGCGGAGAAATTAGCGAAATAAAGCCGGCTTCTTTGGGTGCAGCAAAAGAAATCAGGCAGGTCAGCAAGGCATTCTATCACGTGGCTGTACGCCTTGCTTCTCATGAGCGTGCTTTAAGAATAGCGCTTGAGCATCAAAAAATGCTGACACGAGAAGTGCACCATCGCGTAAAAAACAATCTTCAAGTTGTCGCTAGTCTGCTGAGTATTCATAGCCGTAGAGCCCAATCGGCACGAGAAAAGGCCACTTATACCGCCATTCAAAGGCGGGTCGATGCTTTGGCTATTGTTCAAAGGCAATATTATAACCAGCTTGATTTAGGCTATGGCCTAGATCTTCCTTTAATGATTAAGGATCTGGTGCGCAGTCTTCAAACAAACTTGCCTTCTACAGCGAAAAATTTTCATGTCGAAACCGATATTGACGATGCCTCGGTTCCCTTGGAAAAGGCAATGCCTATTGCTTTTATCATAGTTGAAATCGCTGATTTTGCGTTATCCTTGGATATTATTTTGCCTTTGAAAATTACGCTTCATCGCCAATCATCAGAGGATAAGACCTCTTCCAAGGCTACTTTAACCATAGAATCCGAGGCGATTAAGCAGTTGTCTACAGCGAAAGATAGTGAAATTATAAAAAGAATTATCAATGCCTTTGGTCGACAACTAGGCGGCAAATTTTCTGACAAAGAAGATGAAGGCTATTTTCACTATGATATTGATATTCTGCCTTCATAA
- a CDS encoding NepR family anti-sigma factor, whose translation MTVEKHKRPVSEEVPSSSDHASHADESAKPAEDRKNAIGYALRNAYQKTVEESIPEDLLALLAKLN comes from the coding sequence ATGACAGTAGAAAAACATAAAAGGCCAGTATCAGAGGAAGTACCTTCTTCTTCCGACCATGCCTCGCATGCTGATGAATCGGCAAAACCGGCAGAAGACCGGAAAAATGCAATTGGTTATGCTTTGCGGAATGCCTACCAAAAAACAGTGGAAGAAAGCATTCCCGAAGATTTACTGGCTCTTCTGGCAAAGCTAAACTGA